A section of the Pimelobacter simplex genome encodes:
- a CDS encoding helix-turn-helix domain-containing protein, translated as MDLDQGGRQLAGLVLDAAGRGQHDKVADLIAPLDAEQLRSLVTVLAVQVDQTMPVASATGPAAVCELAINAAAPMFGTTPEAILSAERSRPVSDARAVAMTAARETGLSLPAIAEHFNKDHGSVIHAVRRTAERPRLADAAARVSGHVNSRYTARLPRGEENMVNLHQQPPASTFQPDGPVEHAVVAAAAAFNTTPEVLLSADRSRVAADARAVAMTAARQHGHSLPTIARHFGRDHTTVLQATRRIEKTPPLRDLAAKITADLPEQPASTQAGPVDVDEQVPESGYRSPGLREQQRAIPGAGERAQLRVAR; from the coding sequence ATGGACCTCGACCAGGGCGGCCGCCAGCTGGCGGGCCTCGTTCTCGACGCGGCCGGCCGCGGCCAGCACGACAAGGTCGCCGACCTGATCGCACCGCTCGATGCCGAGCAGTTGCGATCCCTGGTGACGGTGCTGGCCGTCCAGGTCGACCAGACCATGCCTGTGGCGTCGGCAACTGGCCCTGCCGCGGTGTGCGAGCTGGCCATCAACGCCGCAGCGCCGATGTTCGGCACCACCCCGGAAGCGATCCTCAGCGCCGAGCGCAGCCGACCGGTCAGCGATGCCCGGGCGGTGGCCATGACCGCCGCCCGGGAGACCGGCCTGTCCCTGCCGGCGATCGCCGAGCACTTCAATAAGGACCACGGCTCGGTGATCCATGCGGTCCGCCGCACCGCTGAACGGCCACGGCTGGCCGATGCCGCTGCCCGGGTGAGCGGGCACGTCAACAGCCGCTACACCGCCCGCCTCCCCCGAGGCGAAGAGAACATGGTCAATCTCCACCAGCAGCCGCCGGCCTCGACGTTCCAGCCCGATGGCCCGGTCGAGCACGCCGTGGTGGCGGCCGCCGCGGCCTTCAACACCACACCCGAGGTCCTCCTGAGTGCCGACCGGAGCCGGGTGGCCGCGGATGCCCGTGCAGTGGCCATGACCGCCGCCCGCCAGCACGGCCACAGCCTGCCCACGATCGCCCGCCACTTCGGCCGCGACCACACCACGGTGCTGCAGGCGACCCGGCGCATCGAGAAGACCCCGCCGCTGCGGGACCTGGCCGCGAAGATCACCGCAGATCTCCCCGAGCAGCCCGCCAGCACACAAGCCGGCCCGGTCGACGTCGACGAGCAGGTCCCCGAGAGCGGCTACCGCTCCCCCGGGCTGCGCGAGCAGCAGCGTGCGATCCCTGGCGCCGGCGAGCGGGCGCAGCTGAGGGTCGCTAGGTGA
- a CDS encoding thermonuclease family protein — MRALIGLAAAAILALTVGGIKAALPRAQTGHDPGEGETTQVRVTAVLDGDTIRVETTGGRQLGRIRRLGIDAPEVAHPPEPAECYADQATDMLEELAPVGSTVELVTAPPSPTATATTGCCDTSTTPATT; from the coding sequence GTGAGGGCCCTGATCGGTCTGGCCGCGGCCGCGATCCTCGCGCTGACAGTCGGCGGCATCAAGGCCGCCTTGCCCCGAGCCCAGACAGGCCACGACCCCGGCGAGGGCGAGACCACCCAGGTCCGTGTCACTGCGGTCCTCGACGGCGACACGATCCGCGTCGAGACCACCGGCGGACGCCAGCTCGGCCGCATACGGCGTCTGGGGATCGACGCCCCCGAAGTCGCCCACCCGCCGGAGCCGGCCGAGTGCTACGCCGACCAGGCAACCGACATGCTCGAGGAGCTCGCGCCGGTCGGCAGCACCGTCGAGCTCGTCACGGCACCGCCCAGCCCAACCGCGACCGCTACGACCGGCTGCTGCGATACGTCGACCACGCCGGCCACGACGTAG
- a CDS encoding IS110 family transposase codes for MFTERTSVGLDVHARSVVAAAIDGVTGELLQTRLTPSHEHIRSWLGDLPGPVAVAYEAGPTGFGLSRSLAAAGIRCEVVAPSKLQRPSGDRVKTDAKDAVHLARLLRLDEYTSVSIPSIDQEHARDLVRAREDARGDLMRARHRLSKLLLRQGIVYSGGQAWTEVHDVWLRRQRFDSSALQMTYESDYDAVLTVKARRDRLDEAIAVMAANSEFTPIVRRLGCLRGVSNLTALALAVELGDWHRFTGNTIGAFVGLVPSEYSSGQSRVQGSITKTGNTHVRRLLVEAAWHHRARYVVGKTMRDRWELASPAARARGDAGNRRLHARWNAFRERRKRHVVANVAIARELAGWCWSLAVLEE; via the coding sequence GTGTTCACCGAGCGTACGAGCGTAGGGCTCGACGTGCACGCACGATCGGTCGTCGCAGCAGCGATCGACGGCGTCACGGGCGAGCTCCTCCAGACCCGACTCACCCCTTCGCATGAGCACATCCGTTCCTGGCTTGGCGACCTGCCGGGCCCAGTAGCGGTGGCCTACGAGGCGGGCCCTACTGGATTCGGACTGTCCCGGTCGCTGGCTGCAGCGGGGATCAGGTGCGAGGTCGTCGCGCCGAGCAAGCTCCAGCGTCCCAGCGGTGACCGCGTCAAGACCGACGCGAAGGACGCGGTGCACCTGGCAAGGTTGCTACGGCTGGACGAGTACACCTCGGTGTCGATCCCGAGCATCGACCAAGAGCATGCCCGTGACCTGGTCCGCGCCCGCGAAGATGCACGTGGCGACCTGATGCGTGCCCGTCACCGGCTGTCCAAACTTCTGCTGCGCCAGGGCATCGTCTACTCCGGTGGACAGGCTTGGACCGAGGTCCACGACGTGTGGCTACGCCGCCAGCGCTTCGATTCGTCGGCGCTGCAGATGACCTACGAGTCCGACTACGACGCGGTCCTGACGGTGAAGGCGCGCCGTGACCGACTCGACGAGGCGATCGCGGTGATGGCGGCGAACAGCGAGTTCACCCCGATCGTGCGGCGCCTGGGCTGCCTGCGTGGTGTCAGCAACCTGACCGCGCTCGCGCTCGCCGTCGAACTCGGCGACTGGCACCGATTCACGGGCAACACCATCGGTGCGTTCGTCGGCCTGGTCCCATCCGAGTACTCCTCCGGACAGTCACGGGTGCAGGGCTCGATCACCAAGACCGGCAACACCCACGTCCGCCGACTGCTCGTCGAGGCGGCCTGGCACCACCGAGCCCGCTACGTCGTCGGCAAGACCATGCGCGACCGATGGGAACTCGCCTCACCCGCAGCCCGTGCCCGCGGCGACGCCGGCAACCGTCGGCTGCACGCGCGTTGGAACGCCTTCCGTGAGCGCCGCAAGCGGCACGTGGTCGCCAACGTCGCGATCGCCCGCGAGCTGGCCGGTTGGTGCTGGTCCTTGGCCGTGCTCGAGGAGTAG
- a CDS encoding IS481 family transposase: MSHGSARLTVHGRRLIVQRHQAGWKQAHIAAAMGVSRKCVKTWIDRYTAEGEDGLATRSSRPHSMPTKTSNEVEQKVLTARAEHRDGPDVLGAKVGVPARTVSRILRRHHVPYLRELDPITGEVIRSSKQTATRYERERPGELVHMDVKKLGKIPAGGGWKAHGRGAGSIMRDRNTKVGFDFVHSLVDDHSRLAYSEVLPDEKGPTCAAFLERAIDYFAAHGITRIERLMTDNAWAYRWSLRAVCAEHDIKQRFIKPHCPWQNGKVERLNRTLTTEWAYRRAFASNDERVAALAPWLEHYNTERRHSALGGKPPISRLLPT, encoded by the coding sequence GTGTCCCACGGTAGTGCCCGGCTGACCGTTCACGGTCGGCGCCTGATCGTCCAACGCCACCAAGCAGGCTGGAAACAAGCCCACATCGCTGCGGCGATGGGCGTGTCCCGCAAGTGCGTGAAGACCTGGATCGACCGCTACACCGCCGAAGGCGAAGACGGCCTGGCCACCCGCTCCTCACGCCCCCACTCGATGCCCACCAAGACCAGCAACGAGGTCGAGCAGAAGGTTCTCACCGCGCGTGCCGAGCATCGCGACGGACCCGATGTCCTCGGAGCGAAGGTCGGCGTTCCTGCCCGCACAGTGTCGCGGATCCTGCGCCGCCACCACGTGCCCTACCTTCGCGAGCTGGATCCGATCACCGGCGAGGTGATCCGATCCTCGAAGCAGACCGCGACCCGCTACGAGCGAGAGCGGCCTGGCGAGCTGGTCCACATGGATGTCAAGAAGCTCGGCAAGATCCCCGCCGGCGGCGGCTGGAAGGCTCACGGCCGCGGAGCCGGGTCGATCATGCGCGATCGCAACACCAAGGTCGGGTTCGACTTCGTTCACTCACTCGTCGACGACCACTCCCGCCTGGCCTACAGCGAGGTGCTGCCTGACGAGAAGGGCCCGACCTGCGCCGCGTTCCTCGAGCGCGCGATCGACTACTTCGCAGCCCATGGCATCACCCGGATCGAGCGTCTGATGACAGACAACGCCTGGGCCTACCGATGGTCGCTACGTGCCGTATGCGCCGAGCACGACATCAAGCAGAGGTTCATCAAGCCGCACTGTCCCTGGCAGAACGGGAAGGTGGAGCGCCTCAACCGGACCCTGACCACCGAGTGGGCCTACCGTCGCGCCTTCGCCAGCAACGACGAGCGAGTAGCCGCCCTTGCGCCCTGGCTCGAGCACTACAACACTGAACGCCGCCACAGCGCACTCGGAGGTAAGCCGCCGATCAGCCGGCTGCTACCAACCTGA